Proteins from one Gimesia maris genomic window:
- a CDS encoding Gfo/Idh/MocA family protein gives MSKRVRWGILSTAKIGTVQVIPAMQQGAFCEIVALASRKRELAETVASELGIPRAYGSYEELLADPEIDAIYNPLPNHLHVPWSIKAIEAGKHVLCEKPIGLSSAEGQQLLDCATAHPEIKVMEAFMYRHHPQWQLTKKLIQEGAIGDLRTIQSFFSYFNDDPGNIRNQRDIGGGGLMDIGCYPISLSRFIFAAEPQRVSGIVEFDEQLGTDRLASATLDFGRGTATFTCSTQLNPYQRVHIHGTTGRIEIEIPFNAPIDRPCKIWHQTGTDIKEIELEICSQYTIQGDLFSQAILNSSPVPTLLPDAIANMKVIEAVLESNRSGSWISI, from the coding sequence ATGAGCAAACGCGTTCGCTGGGGCATTTTGAGCACCGCAAAAATCGGCACTGTCCAGGTCATTCCCGCCATGCAGCAAGGCGCGTTCTGCGAGATCGTCGCGCTGGCTTCCCGCAAGCGGGAACTGGCGGAAACCGTCGCCAGCGAACTGGGCATCCCGCGTGCCTACGGCTCTTATGAAGAACTGCTGGCTGACCCGGAAATCGACGCCATCTATAATCCACTGCCCAATCACCTGCATGTCCCCTGGTCGATAAAAGCCATCGAAGCCGGCAAACACGTGTTATGCGAGAAACCGATCGGGCTCTCTTCTGCCGAAGGCCAGCAACTGCTCGACTGCGCGACTGCTCATCCGGAAATCAAGGTGATGGAAGCCTTCATGTACCGCCATCATCCGCAATGGCAGCTGACGAAAAAACTGATACAGGAAGGAGCAATCGGCGACCTGCGCACGATCCAGTCTTTCTTCTCCTACTTCAACGACGACCCGGGCAACATCCGCAATCAGCGCGACATCGGAGGCGGCGGACTGATGGATATTGGCTGTTACCCGATTTCCCTCTCGCGCTTTATCTTTGCTGCGGAACCACAGCGGGTTTCCGGCATTGTGGAGTTCGACGAGCAACTGGGCACAGACCGCCTGGCATCTGCCACGCTGGATTTTGGCAGAGGGACCGCCACGTTCACCTGCTCGACACAGCTCAACCCCTATCAACGGGTCCACATTCATGGCACGACGGGGCGGATCGAGATTGAAATCCCGTTCAACGCCCCCATCGACCGTCCCTGTAAAATCTGGCATCAGACAGGGACGGATATCAAAGAGATCGAACTGGAAATCTGCAGCCAGTATACGATCCAGGGCGATCTGTTTTCGCAGGCGATCCTCAATTCATCACCGGTGCCGACTCTGTTGCCGGATGCCATCGCGAATATGAAAGTCATCGAGGCAGTACTGGAAAGCAATCGCAGTGGTTCCTGGATTTCAATATAA
- the infC gene encoding translation initiation factor IF-3 yields the protein METTQRLNDQIRISPVRVIDQDGEQLGVIPTAEALRLAMEANLDLVEVASDAKPPVCRIMDYGKLKYERKKKTSKNTKQHQVQLKEIRMRPKIGKHDIEFKLKSARKFLEQKDKVKFNIMFRGRENAHHELGRTILGDIQEQLSEIAKVEQAATMASGRNMIMVLAPRS from the coding sequence ATCGAAACAACGCAGAGACTTAATGACCAGATTCGGATCAGTCCGGTACGGGTCATTGATCAAGACGGGGAGCAGTTAGGGGTGATTCCTACCGCTGAAGCTTTAAGGTTAGCAATGGAGGCCAACCTGGATCTGGTTGAAGTTGCCTCAGATGCCAAACCCCCGGTCTGTCGGATTATGGATTATGGTAAGCTGAAGTACGAGCGTAAAAAGAAGACCAGCAAAAATACCAAACAGCATCAGGTGCAGCTGAAAGAAATTCGGATGCGTCCGAAAATCGGGAAGCACGATATTGAGTTCAAACTGAAAAGTGCCCGCAAATTTCTGGAACAGAAAGATAAGGTCAAATTCAATATCATGTTCCGGGGACGCGAAAACGCGCACCATGAACTTGGTCGAACCATCCTGGGTGATATCCAGGAACAGCTTTCCGAAATTGCCAAAGTAGAGCAGGCCGCAACGATGGCCAGTGGACGAAATATGATCATGGTGCTGGCGCCCCGTTCATAA
- a CDS encoding TolC family protein, with the protein MNFFKARIILLFAAVVLLLGPGCSRFLSNSFQEEFVESDETYQRALTQIEYPNVEDIDEGDTIGTQMPATVSSPGTPEYWDLSLQEAVKMALQSSKVLGDVGGVALNTPAGVHTKYDAAITEADPRYGVPGALSAYDTTLSASTYFEKNDKALNNVFFGGGTRLLRQDAMVVQAQLTKRAMTGTEFTLRDYIDYDANNSPGNQFPHAYQNNIEMEFRHPLMQGGGISFNQIAGPSGTPGVINGVIIARINTDISLGEFEIAVRDMVSDVENAYWDLYFGYRDLDAKIMARDSALETWRRIHALYVNGRRGGEAEKEAQAREQYFRYQAEVENALSGRLLNGTHTNNGSQGGTFQSNHGVYIAERRLRMLMGLPINDGRLIRPADEPSLAKVEFNWEETLVESLERRPEIRRQRWQIKKRELELEANKNFLKPELDLIGRYRWRGFGKNFLAEGSNVGEFDGALNSLFDGNLQEWQMGIELSVPLGKRQAHAAMRQAELMLARDRAILHEQERAIVQSLSNAISDVDRAYAVLQTTFNRRHAARQEVAAVEAAYESDNATLDLLLEAQRRQAEADGSYYRSLVEYSLAIKNVQFEKGSLLAYNNIYLAEGGWPEKAYMDAAERERLRGHVRKIADAPEYTGALSQGVYPQLLTPGEVPTEPMQPTPQTVEPTPEPVTDNFTPPPVPGVTQGTSGNPEFIQAIDFDEGPGAEKSIQNLEGTVRENESEVYFTPQSMVPPGPESGLQPNASAAGSSALTATEPQEGAVRLPTQNQPEAGVPLSVVPDTTPTLRSARQNQTLKFPLKEHSGSQDPFKNYRNAGPRWEPVPIPEAKQRNLNDFSGEVKRFPLKESN; encoded by the coding sequence ATGAACTTTTTCAAAGCCCGGATAATACTTCTGTTTGCTGCAGTAGTGCTGTTGCTGGGCCCAGGGTGCAGTCGTTTTCTGAGCAACTCATTTCAGGAAGAGTTTGTGGAAAGCGATGAGACGTATCAGCGCGCCTTGACTCAGATTGAGTATCCGAATGTGGAAGACATTGATGAGGGTGATACGATAGGCACACAGATGCCCGCGACTGTTTCCAGTCCTGGTACTCCTGAGTATTGGGATCTGTCTCTGCAGGAAGCAGTCAAAATGGCGTTGCAGAGTTCAAAGGTTCTGGGTGATGTCGGCGGTGTGGCATTGAATACACCCGCTGGGGTTCATACCAAATACGATGCCGCGATTACGGAAGCAGATCCCCGTTATGGTGTTCCCGGTGCGTTGAGCGCCTACGATACCACGTTGTCTGCGAGTACATACTTCGAGAAAAATGATAAAGCATTAAACAACGTCTTCTTCGGCGGTGGAACGCGACTGTTGCGACAGGACGCGATGGTGGTCCAGGCACAGTTGACCAAACGTGCGATGACCGGAACCGAGTTTACTCTGCGTGATTACATTGACTACGATGCCAACAATTCACCTGGTAACCAGTTTCCCCATGCCTACCAGAACAATATCGAAATGGAATTTCGTCACCCGCTGATGCAGGGGGGCGGAATCAGTTTCAACCAGATAGCAGGTCCCAGTGGCACACCGGGTGTGATCAATGGTGTGATTATCGCCCGCATTAATACCGATATCAGCCTCGGAGAATTTGAAATCGCCGTGCGCGATATGGTGAGTGATGTAGAGAACGCATACTGGGATTTATACTTCGGATATCGTGATCTGGATGCCAAGATCATGGCCCGTGATTCTGCGCTGGAAACCTGGCGTCGGATACATGCGTTGTATGTGAATGGTCGTCGTGGCGGCGAAGCAGAAAAAGAAGCACAGGCCCGCGAACAGTATTTCCGCTACCAGGCTGAAGTCGAAAACGCCTTGAGTGGTCGACTGTTGAATGGAACCCATACGAATAATGGCAGCCAGGGGGGTACTTTTCAAAGTAACCATGGTGTCTATATTGCGGAACGTCGTCTGCGCATGCTGATGGGGCTTCCGATTAACGATGGACGTTTAATCCGACCGGCGGATGAACCTTCGCTGGCCAAGGTCGAATTCAACTGGGAAGAAACGCTGGTTGAATCCCTGGAGCGTCGTCCGGAAATTCGCCGTCAACGCTGGCAGATCAAAAAACGTGAACTCGAACTGGAAGCCAACAAGAACTTCCTGAAACCGGAACTGGACCTGATCGGTCGCTATCGTTGGCGCGGATTTGGTAAAAACTTCCTGGCTGAGGGTTCGAACGTAGGTGAGTTTGATGGTGCCTTGAATTCTCTGTTCGATGGTAATCTGCAGGAATGGCAGATGGGGATTGAACTGTCTGTCCCGCTGGGAAAACGACAGGCACATGCCGCCATGCGACAGGCTGAACTGATGCTGGCCCGCGATCGTGCGATTCTGCATGAACAGGAACGCGCCATCGTACAAAGTTTAAGCAACGCCATTTCCGATGTGGATCGTGCCTACGCGGTTTTGCAAACCACGTTTAACCGTCGTCATGCCGCGCGTCAGGAAGTTGCCGCCGTTGAGGCTGCCTATGAATCTGATAATGCGACACTGGATCTGCTGCTTGAAGCGCAACGCCGCCAGGCTGAAGCAGATGGCAGCTATTACCGCTCGCTGGTGGAATATTCACTGGCCATCAAGAACGTCCAGTTTGAAAAAGGTTCTCTACTGGCATACAACAATATTTATCTTGCCGAAGGGGGCTGGCCGGAAAAAGCCTACATGGATGCCGCCGAACGCGAACGTCTGCGAGGCCATGTCCGGAAAATTGCGGATGCCCCTGAATACACGGGTGCACTCTCCCAGGGTGTTTATCCACAATTGTTGACCCCCGGCGAAGTGCCGACAGAACCGATGCAGCCGACTCCGCAAACAGTAGAGCCGACTCCGGAACCAGTGACCGACAACTTCACACCTCCCCCTGTTCCCGGCGTAACGCAGGGGACGTCAGGAAATCCGGAATTCATTCAAGCCATCGATTTTGATGAGGGTCCCGGTGCAGAAAAAAGCATTCAGAATCTGGAAGGAACTGTTCGGGAGAATGAAAGCGAGGTCTATTTTACACCTCAATCCATGGTTCCCCCTGGTCCGGAATCGGGATTGCAGCCGAATGCGAGTGCAGCCGGATCCAGTGCTCTCACAGCGACAGAACCGCAGGAGGGAGCCGTACGACTACCGACTCAGAACCAGCCTGAGGCAGGTGTGCCTTTAAGCGTGGTGCCTGATACGACACCCACACTGCGATCTGCCCGGCAGAATCAGACTCTGAAGTTTCCCCTGAAAGAGCATTCTGGCAGTCAGGATCCTTTTAAAAATTACCGGAACGCAGGGCCACGCTGGGAACCAGTACCCATTCCTGAGGCAAAACAGCGAAATTTGAATGATTTTTCTGGTGAAGTGAAACGATTTCCATTGAAAGAGTCGAACTGA
- a CDS encoding efflux RND transporter periplasmic adaptor subunit — MTTEESSSIENLWQEIEELVLGLAQLARTDLSSQKFYSELLDRAVRGMSAQGGVLWVTDAAGQLVVQQQRGAHPETNVGASLNEQDIEQHRLLLREALHERRPHTIEPHGRWSEQHRGVNPLDENLILCPVAIEAHPTPQVGLLEIIHHPPRSFSAQEGYVRFISALCEISEDFCQHSQLQKLRELEALWEQFERFSEHVHLHLNTEQTAFIIANEGRILIDCDRLSVLQKTGKTFQLIAASGVEGIERRSETVQRLESLVTAIQSLNRPYWIMEAEEKYPPQIAEPLHAYLDLAGSRALMIFPLSHIIQETTGDTDSDVAESHLTVGAIVIEQFHETPSSHTILERGLAVSRHGGTALFNSLQFESFPFFPLLKHWSYSPLRKKQLTGRKLLTAALILAALSALLILTPADFKIEGTGSLQPVDQQNVFATADGVVDQILVRQGEQVSAETTLITLRDSDLELDSSRVRGEIQTSLKRLAVIQAARLGLNPTDANALQQANRLTAEEEELNERLKSLNEQATLLKNQQDALTLKSPITGEVLTWDLQEKLLARPVQRGQRLLTVADLKGPWVLKMEVPDSEIGHVLAAQRENKQPLSVSFLLLTDPDQTYQGTIEKIAAIAEPDADGKPVVQITVQLDHETIKGLRPGASVLPQIDCGTRSLGYVWLRRLLEAVQRELFFF, encoded by the coding sequence ATGACGACTGAAGAATCTTCTTCAATTGAGAACCTCTGGCAGGAGATTGAAGAGCTGGTACTGGGACTGGCTCAACTCGCGCGCACGGATCTTTCGAGTCAGAAATTTTATTCAGAACTCCTGGATCGCGCTGTTCGTGGAATGTCTGCGCAGGGAGGTGTGCTCTGGGTAACTGACGCTGCGGGCCAACTGGTAGTACAACAACAGCGGGGCGCGCATCCGGAAACGAATGTCGGGGCGTCTCTGAATGAACAGGATATCGAACAGCATCGCCTGTTGCTGCGGGAAGCATTACACGAACGGCGCCCCCACACAATCGAGCCACACGGACGCTGGTCAGAGCAGCATCGGGGCGTCAATCCCCTGGATGAAAATCTGATTCTGTGCCCGGTCGCCATCGAAGCCCACCCGACTCCGCAGGTGGGGCTACTGGAAATCATACATCATCCTCCCCGCTCTTTTTCTGCGCAGGAAGGGTATGTCCGATTCATCAGCGCATTGTGTGAAATCTCTGAGGATTTCTGCCAGCACAGTCAGTTGCAGAAGCTGCGCGAACTGGAAGCGCTCTGGGAACAGTTTGAACGATTCTCCGAACACGTGCATTTGCACCTGAATACAGAGCAGACCGCGTTCATCATTGCCAATGAAGGGCGGATACTGATCGACTGCGACCGCCTGTCCGTTTTACAGAAAACCGGCAAGACATTTCAGCTGATTGCTGCCAGCGGAGTGGAAGGCATCGAACGCCGCTCGGAAACCGTCCAGCGACTGGAATCCCTGGTCACTGCGATTCAGTCCCTGAACCGTCCTTATTGGATCATGGAGGCCGAGGAAAAATACCCGCCCCAGATCGCAGAACCACTGCATGCATACCTGGATCTCGCCGGATCCCGGGCTCTGATGATTTTCCCGCTTTCACATATTATCCAGGAAACAACGGGCGATACTGACAGCGATGTCGCTGAAAGCCACTTGACCGTCGGGGCAATTGTGATCGAACAATTCCACGAAACTCCCTCCAGCCACACCATTCTGGAACGGGGGCTGGCGGTCTCTCGCCATGGCGGTACCGCTTTGTTTAATTCACTGCAGTTTGAGAGTTTTCCGTTTTTCCCTCTTCTGAAACACTGGTCGTATTCCCCGCTCCGAAAAAAACAGCTGACGGGCCGCAAACTGCTGACAGCGGCGTTGATCCTGGCTGCCCTCTCCGCGCTTCTGATTCTGACACCGGCCGACTTCAAAATTGAAGGGACGGGAAGCCTGCAACCCGTCGACCAGCAGAATGTCTTTGCCACAGCAGACGGCGTTGTGGATCAGATCCTGGTTCGGCAGGGAGAACAGGTTTCCGCAGAGACGACACTGATTACACTGCGCGACTCCGATCTGGAACTGGATTCCAGCCGGGTGCGTGGCGAAATCCAGACCTCGCTGAAAAGGCTGGCGGTCATCCAGGCCGCACGCCTGGGACTGAACCCGACCGATGCGAACGCACTGCAACAGGCCAATCGCCTGACGGCCGAGGAGGAAGAACTTAACGAACGCCTTAAAAGTCTGAACGAACAGGCGACGCTGCTGAAAAATCAGCAGGATGCACTCACGCTCAAGAGCCCGATCACCGGTGAAGTCCTTACCTGGGACCTGCAGGAGAAACTGCTCGCACGCCCGGTGCAACGCGGACAACGACTGTTGACCGTCGCCGACCTGAAAGGCCCCTGGGTCTTGAAAATGGAAGTCCCCGATTCCGAAATTGGACATGTGCTGGCAGCACAACGGGAGAACAAACAACCTTTGTCCGTCTCATTCCTGCTGCTGACCGATCCCGATCAGACCTACCAGGGAACGATTGAAAAAATCGCTGCAATCGCAGAACCTGACGCGGATGGCAAACCGGTTGTGCAGATCACGGTCCAGCTGGATCATGAAACCATCAAAGGACTCCGCCCCGGCGCTTCGGTCCTCCCCCAGATCGACTGTGGCACGCGCTCTCTGGGTTACGTCTGGCTCAGGCGACTGTTGGAAGCGGTCCAGCGTGAACTCTTTTTCTTTTAA
- a CDS encoding FG-GAP repeat domain-containing protein gives MRTFANTILSIALIPTFLSSEYAAGEAAERGAPWQCHIIDQSSRGADGVKLFDADGDGLPDITTGWEEGGITRIYRNPGPAQVKKLWPAVTLGKTRQVEDAAWIDLDRQHVRKAVVSCCEGKTRAIYVHWPPAEKPFENSWKQEVLPASKDRMMWMFAVPAKIGLDSRGGEELVAAGKGPGAEIGWFMSKSDTRDLSTYEWITLSQAGWIMSLFAIDMDGDGDQDLLTTDRKGKLRGCRWLENPGGPIAIMGKPWKNHWVGGQDREVMFAHLVDLDQDGLQDILVVTRAPDEVLWFRRLDTGGQKWEKQVIPFPGNTGSGKGVAAGDLDGDGLLDLVLSCEHAEPPKSGVVWMRGARDGNQFRWEPQEISGPRGIKYDRIELLDLDADGDLDVLSCEERDQKKGLGVFWYENPLK, from the coding sequence ATGCGCACGTTTGCAAATACGATTCTGTCTATCGCGTTGATCCCGACGTTTCTCTCCAGCGAATATGCGGCTGGTGAAGCAGCGGAGCGGGGAGCTCCCTGGCAGTGTCATATAATAGACCAGTCTTCCCGTGGAGCAGATGGCGTGAAGCTGTTTGATGCGGACGGGGACGGATTGCCCGACATTACGACCGGCTGGGAAGAAGGAGGCATCACCCGCATCTATCGCAATCCGGGTCCTGCCCAGGTGAAAAAACTCTGGCCGGCAGTCACATTGGGAAAAACTCGACAGGTAGAAGATGCCGCCTGGATTGATCTGGATCGGCAACACGTGAGAAAGGCGGTCGTCAGCTGCTGCGAAGGGAAAACGCGTGCGATTTACGTGCACTGGCCTCCGGCTGAGAAGCCGTTCGAAAATTCGTGGAAGCAGGAAGTGCTGCCCGCATCAAAGGATCGGATGATGTGGATGTTTGCCGTTCCCGCGAAGATTGGTCTCGATTCGCGTGGGGGAGAAGAACTGGTAGCAGCTGGCAAAGGGCCGGGGGCAGAAATTGGCTGGTTTATGTCAAAATCCGACACGCGCGATCTGTCAACGTACGAGTGGATCACTCTTTCACAGGCAGGCTGGATCATGTCTCTGTTTGCAATCGACATGGATGGAGACGGAGATCAGGATCTGCTGACAACAGATCGTAAGGGAAAACTGCGTGGCTGTCGCTGGCTGGAAAATCCGGGAGGCCCCATTGCGATCATGGGTAAACCGTGGAAAAATCACTGGGTTGGCGGTCAGGATCGGGAAGTGATGTTCGCGCATCTGGTTGACCTGGATCAGGATGGTCTGCAGGACATTCTGGTTGTCACACGCGCACCGGATGAAGTGCTCTGGTTTCGTCGATTGGATACGGGCGGTCAGAAATGGGAAAAACAGGTCATTCCTTTTCCAGGCAATACAGGTAGCGGAAAAGGAGTGGCGGCAGGTGATCTGGACGGAGATGGTCTGCTGGATCTGGTGCTCAGCTGCGAACATGCAGAGCCACCCAAATCAGGAGTGGTCTGGATGCGAGGCGCCCGCGATGGGAATCAGTTCCGCTGGGAACCACAGGAAATCAGTGGCCCCCGAGGAATCAAGTACGATCGCATCGAGTTGCTCGATCTGGATGCGGACGGTGATCTGGATGTGCTCTCCTGTGAAGAACGGGATCAGAAGAAAGGTTTAGGAGTGTTCTGGTACGAGAATCCGCTCAAATAA